Proteins encoded together in one Candidatus Bathyarchaeota archaeon window:
- the acs gene encoding acetate--CoA ligase, giving the protein MKKGGVWVVRDPERDGCFWPSKEMKEIAWVSDESIYDEAAKDRIAFWSRLAREGITWIREWDEPYRWEPPYYKWFINGKLNVCYNAVDRHVETWRRNKAAIIWEPEPVDEPNRILTYHDLYREVNKFANVLKKLGVEKGDRVGIYLPMIPEVHIAMLACARIGAIHSVVFSAFSAESLKSRLLDAEPKVLVTADGYYRRGEVSDLKSKADEAVEGTTVKDVVVVRRAGNEVKMVEGRDQWWHELMKDASPECKPEVMDSEDPLFILYTSGTTGKPKGVVHSTGGYATQAYWTTKWDFDLHDEDVYWCTADIGWITGHTYACYGPLMNGATMVIYEGAPDYPKPDRWWEIVEKYGVTVFYTAPTAIRMFVRWGEEWVKKHDLSTLRILGTVGEPIDYDAWMWYFRNIGGGRCPIIDTWWQTETGGTLINSLPGIGPFIPTVAGRSFPGSEHKILDEEGKEDKEGYLVQVEPFAPGMLRDIYRDPQRYKDQYFSRFGEKYYFTGDSARIYDELGNIRLTGRVDDVLKVAGHRLATAEVENAINQHEAVTESAVVGLPHPIKGEVPLAFVVVKGREPGEDLARELVKLVEKAIGPTARPERIIFTEDLPKTRSGKIMRRILKKLARGEDVGDITTLSNPEVVELLKKKVEELRGS; this is encoded by the coding sequence ATGAAGAAAGGCGGAGTATGGGTCGTAAGGGATCCGGAAAGGGATGGATGTTTCTGGCCCTCCAAGGAGATGAAGGAGATAGCATGGGTTAGCGATGAATCCATATATGATGAGGCCGCCAAGGATAGAATAGCCTTCTGGAGCAGACTAGCCAGGGAGGGGATTACATGGATAAGGGAGTGGGATGAACCCTATCGATGGGAACCCCCATATTATAAATGGTTTATCAACGGTAAACTTAACGTATGCTACAACGCGGTTGACAGGCACGTGGAGACTTGGAGGCGTAACAAGGCTGCGATAATATGGGAGCCTGAGCCCGTAGACGAGCCTAACAGGATATTAACCTACCACGACCTCTACAGGGAGGTTAACAAGTTCGCTAACGTCCTCAAGAAATTGGGGGTCGAGAAGGGGGATAGGGTCGGAATATACCTGCCCATGATCCCTGAAGTACATATAGCCATGCTGGCTTGCGCGAGGATAGGAGCCATCCACAGCGTCGTATTCTCCGCTTTCAGCGCCGAGTCCCTTAAAAGCAGGCTGCTGGATGCTGAGCCTAAGGTATTGGTCACGGCTGACGGCTACTACAGGAGGGGGGAGGTCTCAGACCTTAAATCTAAGGCTGACGAGGCTGTGGAGGGGACCACTGTCAAGGACGTCGTGGTGGTTAGGAGGGCGGGTAATGAGGTTAAAATGGTCGAGGGGAGGGATCAGTGGTGGCATGAACTCATGAAGGATGCATCCCCCGAGTGTAAACCCGAGGTCATGGATAGCGAAGACCCCCTCTTCATACTCTATACAAGCGGTACGACGGGTAAACCTAAGGGGGTGGTGCACTCCACAGGCGGATATGCAACCCAAGCCTACTGGACGACTAAATGGGACTTCGACCTCCACGACGAGGATGTATACTGGTGCACAGCCGACATAGGCTGGATCACGGGGCACACCTATGCGTGCTATGGCCCATTGATGAACGGCGCCACGATGGTAATCTATGAGGGGGCACCTGACTATCCGAAACCGGATCGTTGGTGGGAGATCGTGGAGAAATACGGGGTGACAGTATTCTATACCGCCCCCACGGCCATCCGGATGTTCGTGAGATGGGGCGAGGAATGGGTTAAGAAGCACGACCTCAGCACCTTGAGGATTCTCGGGACCGTGGGCGAACCCATAGACTATGATGCTTGGATGTGGTATTTCCGGAACATCGGCGGGGGGAGATGCCCGATAATCGATACGTGGTGGCAGACCGAGACCGGCGGAACTTTGATAAACTCACTGCCTGGGATAGGCCCCTTCATACCCACTGTGGCTGGGAGGAGCTTCCCGGGATCCGAGCATAAAATACTGGATGAGGAGGGAAAGGAGGATAAGGAAGGATACCTCGTACAGGTGGAGCCTTTCGCGCCCGGGATGCTGAGGGATATCTACAGGGACCCGCAAAGATATAAGGATCAATATTTCAGCCGGTTCGGGGAGAAATACTACTTCACAGGCGACAGCGCCAGGATATATGATGAGCTGGGCAACATAAGGCTGACCGGCAGGGTGGACGATGTCTTAAAGGTTGCAGGCCACAGGCTTGCGACGGCCGAGGTGGAGAACGCCATCAATCAGCATGAGGCAGTGACGGAGAGCGCCGTGGTGGGGCTACCCCATCCCATAAAGGGGGAGGTCCCGCTGGCGTTCGTGGTGGTGAAGGGGAGGGAGCCGGGTGAAGACCTGGCTAGGGAGCTGGTGAAGCTTGTGGAGAAGGCTATAGGTCCAACCGCCAGGCCTGAAAGGATAATATTCACGGAGGATCTCCCCAAGACGCGAAGCGGGAAGATAATGCGTAGGATCCTAAAGAAGCTGGCCAGGGGCGAGGACGTAGGGGATATAACCACTCTAAGCAATCCGGAGGTGGTGGAGCTCCTGAAGAAGAAGGTGGAGGAGCTCCGGGGATCTTAG
- a CDS encoding acetate--CoA ligase family protein: protein MLEEFLAPRSIAVIGASRNPGKVGYEVLRNLVNSKYRGRIYPVNPNASEILGIPSYPSILSVEGHVDLALIAVPAPLTLKVAEECGRKGVKGLIVITAGFSEAGSEGAELEHKLVSICKAYGMRMLGPNCLGIVSPASGFNASFTASAPLKGEIAIISQSGAICSSFINWFKDRGVGFSHLVSLGNQADLTESDFIEALGRDRSSKVILLYIEGVKDGARFIKACKEAAREKPVVAVKAGVTEAGVRSVSSHTGSLAGSAIAYEAAFRKSGVIKAENLEELLHLGIAFSEQPLPRGDRVLIVTNGGGPGIIAADACEKAGLRVPSLNPETVESLRRILPPQASYHNPVDVLGDADDGRYYAALKEGLRDPNVDAVIVILTPQAMSDPDGVADAVSRISKAADKPIFTVFMGLSHRSRALRRLAKTGIPNLPFPELAVNILEKMIEYRAFRSSFRAETYPTIQADKGRVRSIIEGAVKERRVNLSIDECLEIARAYGIEAPNGGVATNEGEACELATSLKFPIAMKVVSPDILHKTDVGGVVLGLDSPDKVEAAFRKIISQCRLLMPQAHIRGVFLQEMAKPGKEVIVGVSRDPQFGPLLMFGLGGIYVNFLRDVAFGLCPLSREEAYSIVKDTKAYILLRGVRGEPPSDVESVVEVILAVSQLVTDFPEIVELDMNPIFVYPKGEGCRALDIKITIKV, encoded by the coding sequence ATGCTTGAGGAGTTCCTGGCCCCGAGATCCATAGCCGTGATAGGTGCGAGCCGTAACCCAGGTAAAGTAGGATATGAGGTATTGAGGAACCTGGTCAACTCTAAGTATCGGGGCAGGATCTATCCAGTAAACCCTAACGCCTCAGAGATCCTAGGTATCCCTTCTTATCCATCGATTCTATCCGTTGAAGGGCATGTAGACCTAGCCCTTATAGCCGTACCTGCTCCCTTAACGCTCAAGGTGGCTGAGGAGTGTGGAAGGAAGGGGGTTAAGGGGCTCATAGTGATCACGGCGGGGTTCAGTGAGGCTGGGAGTGAAGGGGCTGAGCTGGAGCATAAGCTGGTTTCGATCTGTAAGGCCTATGGGATGAGGATGCTCGGACCCAACTGTCTAGGCATAGTGAGCCCCGCTTCCGGGTTCAACGCCTCATTCACCGCTTCAGCCCCTTTGAAGGGGGAGATCGCCATAATATCCCAGAGCGGAGCTATATGCAGCTCATTTATTAACTGGTTTAAGGATAGAGGGGTGGGGTTCTCTCACCTGGTAAGCCTGGGGAATCAGGCGGACTTAACCGAATCAGATTTTATAGAGGCTTTGGGGAGGGATCGCTCCTCAAAGGTAATACTCCTCTACATTGAGGGAGTTAAAGATGGAGCGAGATTCATAAAGGCTTGTAAAGAGGCGGCTAGGGAGAAGCCTGTAGTCGCCGTAAAGGCGGGGGTCACAGAGGCGGGCGTGAGATCTGTATCCTCGCATACAGGCTCCTTAGCAGGCTCGGCGATAGCCTATGAGGCAGCCTTTAGAAAATCGGGGGTGATTAAGGCCGAGAACTTGGAGGAACTTCTCCATCTAGGAATAGCCTTCTCGGAGCAGCCTCTACCTAGAGGGGATCGCGTACTCATAGTTACTAACGGCGGTGGTCCAGGAATCATAGCCGCGGATGCCTGCGAGAAAGCAGGGCTACGCGTACCCTCCCTGAACCCTGAAACCGTCGAAAGCCTCAGAAGGATACTCCCTCCTCAGGCGAGTTATCATAACCCTGTAGACGTCCTAGGCGATGCAGATGACGGCCGTTACTACGCGGCTTTGAAGGAGGGCCTGAGAGACCCTAACGTAGACGCTGTTATCGTCATTTTAACTCCTCAGGCGATGTCGGATCCCGACGGCGTGGCTGATGCGGTTTCAAGGATTTCGAAGGCCGCGGATAAGCCTATATTCACGGTGTTCATGGGGCTCAGCCACAGATCTAGGGCATTGAGGCGCCTAGCCAAGACGGGGATACCCAATTTACCGTTCCCCGAATTAGCAGTGAACATCCTCGAAAAAATGATTGAATATAGAGCTTTCAGATCCTCCTTTAGGGCTGAGACCTATCCAACCATTCAGGCGGATAAGGGAAGGGTCAGGTCGATAATAGAAGGGGCTGTGAAGGAGCGCCGCGTGAATCTTTCCATAGATGAATGCTTGGAGATAGCCAGGGCCTATGGGATCGAGGCTCCCAACGGCGGCGTAGCCACCAATGAAGGAGAGGCCTGCGAGCTGGCTACATCCCTCAAGTTCCCTATAGCCATGAAGGTGGTCTCCCCAGATATACTCCACAAGACCGATGTAGGCGGGGTAGTGTTAGGCTTGGATTCCCCGGATAAGGTGGAGGCGGCGTTCAGGAAAATAATCAGCCAATGTAGGCTGTTGATGCCCCAAGCGCATATAAGGGGTGTCTTCCTACAGGAGATGGCTAAACCCGGGAAAGAGGTTATAGTGGGGGTTTCCAGAGACCCACAATTCGGCCCCCTCCTGATGTTTGGCTTAGGCGGAATATATGTCAACTTCCTCAGGGATGTGGCCTTCGGTCTATGCCCCCTCTCCAGGGAGGAGGCCTATTCAATAGTTAAAGATACTAAGGCATATATACTTCTGAGGGGAGTGAGGGGTGAGCCTCCATCCGATGTTGAGTCGGTTGTCGAGGTCATATTAGCTGTATCCCAGCTCGTAACCGATTTCCCAGAGATAGTTGAGCTCGACATGAACCCTATATTCGTATATCCTAAGGGTGAAGGCTGTAGAGCTTTAGATATTAAAATAACCATTAAGGTATAG
- a CDS encoding phosphotransacetylase family protein, with protein MSRIIYVTSNKGGEGKTTLSLAIALKALSSGLRAGYFKPVAISKTAFGGADPDTAVMEGLLNMSRENSSPILSVSPQDLLDVDRIRVEEAVSRIRERIERLIELYEILILEGVEGLSFGASIGVSAPALSSIINAKLFLMARPESDQVIDEIITLNHYCRGFNSRVEAVVFNRVPELKIERVNAKYREILMDNGIRVLGVVPERSELLAPTVRDLNRTLKGEVLAGEAGMDRLAENILIGAMGIENAAKFIRRSHNSIVITGGDRTDLALTALEAQVSGIILTGGIYPSIKILPKADELSIPIILVPYDTYTTLQIVHEIRGRILPSDDQRMETLKKLYWENVNLGEMLET; from the coding sequence ATGTCTAGGATAATCTATGTGACGTCAAATAAGGGCGGGGAGGGTAAGACAACCCTATCTCTCGCCATAGCGTTAAAGGCTTTGAGTAGCGGCTTGAGAGCGGGTTATTTTAAACCGGTAGCCATCTCAAAGACCGCTTTTGGAGGTGCGGATCCCGACACCGCGGTGATGGAGGGCCTCCTGAATATGAGCCGCGAGAATTCTTCCCCGATCCTCTCGGTGAGTCCCCAGGATCTCCTGGATGTGGATCGGATCCGTGTGGAGGAGGCGGTCAGCCGGATAAGGGAGCGAATAGAGCGGCTTATCGAACTCTATGAGATTCTAATTTTGGAAGGGGTTGAAGGTTTGTCCTTCGGGGCCTCCATAGGAGTCTCGGCCCCGGCTCTATCAAGTATTATAAATGCTAAGCTGTTCCTAATGGCAAGGCCTGAGAGCGACCAGGTTATAGACGAGATAATTACATTGAACCATTACTGTAGAGGATTTAATTCAAGGGTGGAAGCCGTAGTATTCAATAGGGTTCCAGAGTTAAAGATTGAACGGGTAAATGCCAAGTACAGAGAAATTTTAATGGATAATGGAATTAGGGTTTTAGGCGTAGTACCCGAGAGGAGCGAACTCCTAGCCCCCACGGTAAGGGATCTGAACCGCACCTTGAAAGGGGAGGTCCTGGCTGGAGAAGCAGGAATGGATCGGCTCGCAGAAAATATTTTGATAGGAGCTATGGGGATAGAGAATGCAGCCAAGTTTATAAGGAGATCCCATAACTCCATTGTGATCACGGGAGGCGACCGCACGGACTTAGCTCTGACGGCTCTGGAAGCCCAGGTTTCAGGAATAATACTCACCGGAGGCATATATCCAAGCATAAAGATCTTACCTAAGGCAGATGAACTTTCGATCCCGATAATACTAGTACCCTACGACACTTATACCACGCTGCAGATAGTCCATGAGATCCGCGGTAGAATACTCCCAAGCGATGATCAAAGGATGGAAACCTTAAAGAAACTCTATTGGGAGAACGTTAACTTAGGGGAGATGCTTGAAACTTAA
- a CDS encoding GNAT family N-acetyltransferase, producing MAQTSYKGEVSWQSSYRKKLKELDEAIDLIKVGDRIFVGSACGEPQYLVKGLVEKGEHLLDNEILHVHTLGVAPYANPIYTDRFRLNAFFVGVNTRQAVAEGKADYTPMFLSEIPRLIRSGRVDIDVALIQVSPPDEHGFCSLGVSVDITKAAAEASRMVIAQVNPRMPRVLGDSFIHVRDIDVVVEHEEPILEAPRPPQDEVSRRIGEYVSRLVEDGSTLQVGIGSIPDAVLDFLKDKRDLGIHTELLTEGVVDLVEEGVITGTHKTLNKGKIVASFAMGTRRLYDFIDNNPMVEFHQEDYVNDPFIISQHEKMVAINQALEVDLSGQVCSDSLGHMFYSGLGGQADFMRGAARSVGGKPITVLPSTAKEGRISRIRPQLSEGAGVVLTRGDVHYVVTEYGVAYLHGRTIRERALSLVEIAHPKFRSYLLAWAKKRRYVLPEDFKYPKSRYPRELETYITLGDGTRLLLRPIKPSDITMKHELFYSFSKDTIYHRYFGGLKAMTMKSAARYVNIDYKNEMAIVAVKQDDLENIVGIGQYVLDPSTGYAEVALAVQDEWQGKGIGSALLKYLIEIAGERGIRGFTAWVLSDNKRMLRLFEKTGYPLKVKAEGNLYHVVMDFKG from the coding sequence ATGGCTCAGACATCCTATAAAGGCGAGGTTTCATGGCAATCCTCCTATAGAAAGAAGCTTAAAGAGCTCGATGAGGCCATAGACCTGATAAAGGTAGGAGATAGGATATTCGTCGGCTCGGCTTGCGGCGAGCCTCAATACTTGGTTAAGGGCTTGGTGGAGAAAGGCGAGCATCTCCTCGACAATGAAATACTGCATGTTCACACTTTAGGCGTGGCACCGTATGCTAACCCGATATATACCGATCGTTTCAGGCTTAACGCCTTCTTCGTAGGTGTGAACACTAGACAGGCGGTGGCCGAGGGAAAAGCCGATTATACCCCGATGTTTTTATCGGAGATCCCGCGCCTCATCCGGAGTGGAAGGGTGGATATAGATGTAGCCCTCATACAGGTTTCCCCCCCAGACGAGCATGGATTCTGCAGTCTAGGGGTATCCGTGGATATAACTAAGGCTGCGGCTGAGGCTTCCCGCATGGTGATAGCGCAGGTAAACCCTAGAATGCCCCGCGTATTAGGCGACAGCTTCATACACGTCAGGGATATAGACGTGGTAGTGGAGCATGAGGAGCCTATACTCGAGGCGCCTAGGCCTCCTCAAGACGAGGTTTCAAGGCGGATAGGAGAATACGTGTCTCGCCTGGTCGAAGATGGATCTACCCTTCAAGTAGGGATAGGGAGCATACCGGATGCCGTATTGGATTTCCTGAAGGATAAACGTGATCTAGGGATCCATACGGAGCTGCTCACCGAGGGAGTAGTGGATCTTGTCGAGGAGGGGGTCATAACCGGCACCCATAAGACTCTGAACAAGGGCAAGATAGTGGCCTCCTTCGCCATGGGGACTAGACGCTTATACGATTTCATAGACAATAACCCGATGGTCGAGTTCCATCAGGAAGATTACGTGAACGATCCATTCATAATATCCCAGCATGAGAAGATGGTGGCCATAAACCAGGCTTTGGAGGTGGATCTCTCCGGCCAGGTTTGCTCGGATTCCCTAGGGCATATGTTCTATAGCGGGCTGGGTGGACAGGCCGACTTCATGAGGGGCGCTGCCAGATCCGTCGGCGGTAAACCCATAACGGTGCTCCCCTCAACCGCTAAAGAGGGTAGGATCTCGAGGATCCGCCCACAGCTCAGCGAGGGAGCAGGTGTAGTATTAACTAGGGGAGACGTACACTACGTCGTAACCGAGTATGGGGTCGCCTATTTACATGGAAGGACCATACGGGAGAGAGCCCTTTCGCTGGTAGAGATCGCCCACCCAAAGTTCAGGTCGTACCTCCTAGCATGGGCTAAGAAGAGGCGTTACGTGCTCCCAGAAGACTTCAAGTACCCCAAGTCCAGGTATCCGAGGGAGCTGGAGACGTATATCACCCTAGGTGATGGGACACGCCTATTGCTGAGGCCCATAAAGCCTTCCGATATAACCATGAAGCATGAGCTCTTCTACAGCTTCTCAAAGGATACAATATACCACAGGTATTTCGGAGGTTTAAAAGCCATGACCATGAAGAGTGCCGCAAGATATGTGAACATTGACTATAAGAATGAGATGGCGATAGTGGCTGTGAAACAAGATGATTTGGAGAACATAGTGGGTATAGGCCAGTACGTCTTGGACCCCTCCACGGGCTACGCAGAGGTAGCCTTAGCGGTCCAGGATGAATGGCAGGGTAAGGGCATAGGCTCCGCCCTGCTGAAGTATCTGATCGAGATCGCTGGGGAGAGGGGTATAAGGGGCTTCACGGCTTGGGTCCTATCCGACAATAAGCGTATGTTAAGGCTCTTCGAGAAAACGGGTTATCCATTAAAGGTTAAGGCTGAAGGAAACCTTTACCATGTCGTAATGGATTTCAAGGGTTAG
- a CDS encoding radical SAM protein produces MVRPRLIRLSIGSAVKLGLLRGRVDADPTTLYMMTYTGGRCRANCAFCSQARFSKASALMLSRVTWPPFPLKEVLARIEGEDFGEGFRRICIQALNYPGVLSDLLRTVKGIRAVSDVPISVSCQPMDGYSMRILAEAGVDRISIALDAASEALFRKIKGESVGGPYLWRSHVKNLRMAVEIFGRGKVTTHLIVGLGETDRELLELIQKLMDWGVNPSLFAFTPIKGTAMEGARPPSIERYRAIQLCHYLLSRREIRGTDIAYNSEGRLTGIRLESNIGDLAGPEAFMTAGCPGCNRPFYNEGPRGPFYNYPRRLSGMELEEAVKAAEDYMDGSPPGWRIQSNP; encoded by the coding sequence ATGGTGAGACCGAGGCTTATAAGATTATCCATCGGAAGCGCCGTTAAGCTGGGCCTACTAAGGGGGAGGGTGGACGCAGATCCTACAACGCTTTATATGATGACGTATACGGGGGGGAGATGCAGGGCGAACTGCGCCTTCTGCTCCCAGGCGAGGTTCAGTAAGGCCTCCGCGCTCATGCTTTCAAGGGTTACCTGGCCTCCCTTCCCCTTGAAAGAGGTACTGGCCAGGATTGAAGGCGAGGACTTCGGGGAGGGCTTCAGGCGAATATGTATCCAGGCCTTAAATTATCCGGGGGTGCTATCGGATCTACTCCGCACCGTTAAGGGCATTAGGGCCGTCTCGGATGTGCCTATATCGGTCTCCTGCCAGCCCATGGATGGATACTCCATGAGGATCCTAGCGGAGGCGGGGGTTGACCGCATATCGATAGCCTTGGACGCTGCCTCCGAGGCCTTATTCAGGAAGATCAAGGGGGAAAGCGTCGGCGGACCATACCTTTGGAGAAGCCACGTCAAGAACCTGCGCATGGCCGTTGAAATATTCGGGAGGGGCAAAGTTACAACGCACTTAATAGTCGGCTTAGGGGAGACGGATCGAGAACTTTTAGAGCTAATCCAGAAACTCATGGACTGGGGGGTAAACCCGAGCTTATTCGCTTTCACACCTATCAAGGGCACCGCCATGGAGGGGGCGAGGCCGCCGTCCATAGAAAGGTACAGGGCGATCCAACTATGCCATTACCTTTTATCGAGGAGGGAGATAAGGGGAACTGACATCGCGTATAACAGCGAAGGGCGTCTCACAGGGATCAGGCTGGAATCTAATATAGGGGATCTAGCAGGCCCAGAGGCCTTCATGACCGCGGGCTGTCCTGGATGCAATAGACCCTTCTATAATGAGGGACCTAGGGGCCCATTCTATAATTATCCAAGGCGTTTATCTGGGATGGAGTTGGAGGAGGCGGTAAAGGCGGCGGAGGATTATATGGATGGTAGCCCGCCGGGGTGGCGGATACAATCTAACCCTTGA
- a CDS encoding radical SAM protein, translating to MDDLSSILDHAFNTRIKVFGKALHLYYPSFSPYAPPVQGYRPRGFPSFSITGDACALKCEHCRGKLLGYMKPAPTPERLKELCLDVHRRGGAGCLISGGSSQDGSVPLDDFIEVIKEVKHETGLRMVVHTGLASPKVLEKLADAGVDVVSFDLIGSDLAIREIYHLNSTVEDYERMMKLMASIGLRFVPHINIGLYYGALLGERRALDAALSHDPAALVFIVFTPFKDTPMEGVSPPRIMDVAGVIARARVKGARIPIALGCIRPLKDYRRELDRLAVRAGANGLAYPSGEIYDLPPRIGLKPVIHDTCCSFIFQDAYRVQ from the coding sequence TTGGATGATCTAAGCTCCATCCTCGATCATGCGTTTAATACTCGTATTAAAGTTTTCGGCAAGGCACTCCATCTATATTATCCAAGCTTCAGCCCCTATGCCCCCCCCGTTCAAGGATATAGACCCCGGGGCTTCCCTTCGTTCTCGATCACCGGCGACGCATGCGCCTTGAAGTGCGAGCACTGCCGTGGCAAACTCTTAGGATATATGAAGCCCGCGCCAACCCCTGAGAGGCTTAAGGAGCTATGCCTCGACGTCCACAGGCGGGGTGGGGCTGGATGCCTCATAAGCGGAGGCTCCTCTCAGGATGGCTCCGTGCCCCTAGACGACTTCATAGAAGTGATAAAGGAGGTGAAACATGAAACGGGGTTGAGGATGGTCGTCCATACGGGTCTAGCCTCCCCAAAGGTGCTGGAGAAGCTGGCGGATGCGGGGGTGGACGTGGTCTCCTTCGACCTGATAGGGTCGGATCTCGCCATCAGAGAGATCTACCATCTAAACTCCACCGTGGAGGATTATGAGCGGATGATGAAGCTTATGGCCTCCATCGGGTTGAGGTTCGTCCCCCACATCAACATCGGGTTATATTATGGAGCCCTCCTCGGGGAACGCAGGGCTCTCGATGCAGCTTTGAGCCACGACCCCGCGGCCTTGGTCTTCATAGTGTTCACACCCTTTAAGGATACGCCCATGGAGGGGGTTAGCCCTCCAAGGATCATGGATGTAGCAGGTGTGATCGCCCGTGCCAGGGTTAAGGGGGCGCGCATCCCCATCGCCCTGGGGTGTATACGCCCATTAAAGGATTACAGGAGAGAACTCGACCGACTGGCAGTGAGAGCTGGGGCTAACGGATTAGCCTATCCCAGCGGAGAGATTTATGACCTGCCGCCTAGGATAGGATTAAAACCTGTGATCCACGACACCTGCTGCTCCTTCATATTCCAGGACGCCTATAGGGTCCAATAG
- a CDS encoding histone deacetylase — MAATGLVYSSEYLIHDTGMFHPESPLRLERALEALKGCGILDRDEVSIVKPRMATVSEMLRVHDRSYFYHVKAACERGLEWLDPDTPINKESFRVALLAAGGLLKGCEEVLAGNLSNAFALIRPPGHHAGVKGRALTAPTNGFCIFNNVAVAAKSLIEDRGFRRILILDVDCHHGNGTQEIFYGDPSVLFISLHQNGTTIYPGTGFPSEIGEGEGKGFNVNLPLPPGSGDDVYLKVFREIAEGLSMLFKPEFILVSAGFDTHKRDPVTYMNLTLSGYKSLYDSIVGLARSLCHGRLAVALEGGYGDFFGESVATAVASMAGLDPCAIELATESNAAIKRKVESLIEEVKGILRPYWTL; from the coding sequence ATGGCCGCCACCGGACTAGTATATAGTAGCGAATACCTCATACATGATACTGGGATGTTCCATCCCGAATCCCCTTTGAGGCTGGAAAGGGCTCTTGAAGCCCTTAAGGGATGCGGAATCCTAGATAGGGATGAGGTCTCGATAGTAAAGCCGAGGATGGCCACTGTAAGTGAGATGTTAAGGGTTCACGATAGAAGCTATTTCTATCACGTTAAGGCTGCCTGTGAGCGGGGGTTGGAGTGGCTGGATCCCGACACTCCTATAAACAAGGAGAGCTTCAGGGTCGCCCTACTGGCGGCGGGGGGTCTCCTAAAGGGATGCGAGGAGGTTTTGGCGGGTAATCTCAGCAATGCCTTCGCCCTAATTAGGCCTCCAGGCCATCACGCGGGGGTGAAGGGGAGGGCTTTAACAGCTCCTACAAATGGGTTTTGCATATTCAATAATGTAGCGGTGGCCGCTAAGAGCCTCATCGAGGACAGGGGGTTCAGGAGGATCCTAATCCTGGATGTGGACTGCCATCATGGGAATGGCACCCAGGAGATCTTCTATGGGGATCCCTCGGTGCTCTTCATAAGCCTGCATCAGAACGGGACCACTATTTATCCCGGTACAGGGTTCCCATCTGAGATAGGGGAGGGGGAGGGGAAGGGATTCAACGTGAACCTTCCCCTCCCCCCAGGTTCAGGGGACGACGTGTACCTTAAAGTGTTTAGGGAGATAGCTGAGGGGCTGAGTATGCTCTTTAAACCCGAGTTTATATTGGTATCCGCTGGCTTCGACACACATAAGAGGGACCCCGTAACCTACATGAACCTGACCCTAAGCGGCTACAAGAGCCTGTATGATTCCATAGTGGGTTTGGCTAGGAGCCTGTGTCACGGCCGTTTAGCCGTCGCCTTGGAAGGGGGGTATGGTGACTTCTTCGGGGAATCCGTAGCCACCGCAGTGGCGTCCATGGCGGGCTTAGATCCATGCGCCATAGAGCTGGCCACCGAGAGTAATGCGGCGATTAAAAGGAAGGTGGAGAGCCTCATAGAGGAGGTTAAGGGGATCCTAAGGCCCTATTGGACCCTATAG